The genomic segment ATTTAGGAGTAGTGGACCTACCTAAAGACTCATTACTGTGGCTTTTTACACACAGATGCACCTTATCAGCTGCATGTCTTTGGACCATTTCTTAAGCCACTAGCAATCCATCCCAATGACATGTAATCATTTACAATTGGTGACCACCCGTGACCACACCACCTGCTTCTTAGTCTGTCACAAAAGACCAAGATGGTGAAACCCCCCAGGAGGGCATCGTTCTTGCATGCACTCATGATCAACTCCTCCTCACCAGATCTATCAAATGACCACTAACCCTTCAAGGAAGGAGAGCCCTTAGACGCCATTGATGCTTTCAGAATTGGTTCCCCCCCTGGCCGCGGGGTGGAATAAAGGAGCTCAAAGCCTGAAGGGGCAAAAGAAGAGTGAAGTGGAAGAAGCGCTAGAAAGCAAAGAAGGCCACTTTGGGAAGTGGGAGgggggaaaaagagagagagagagaggttccaaTTCAAGTCCATATGATACAAGAGCTCTCTTTCCCATGTGAAGGGCGGGCCATGGGGAtagatatctttatttttcttttgaagtcGAGGGTATCCAAccccacatacacacacacacactcactcactctctctctctctctcacctctCGTCTCTCCTTTGctttagttttcttttctttaagacCATATCCTTGAGCAAGGGTGGGAAGGGGGAGAATAAAGCAGACAAAAGCTTCAATGATTCCATTCCACACAACATACCCACACTTGTATATTATTACAGTCATCATTAATGTTGTTTATAATCTTTTTTCCTCTTGTTATAAAAATGGCAGTTGATCTTAGTTATAAGGACATAATGATTCAACTATAATCACATTCAGAGGCGTACATGCATTGGGATATGATATGCCAGATATGTTCACATCCATCTCACATGCTTTTTATTGATGTTAGAATGACAGAATCACCAAGTGGTGAGGTGAAACACTGCTTCATTGAGTCAGCTAAGGACATTCCAAGCTTGGCTTTTAATTGCAACGCACTAGGCTCTGCTATGTGACCCAGAGAGCAAAGGATAACTCTGTGGTAATTAATAGTTCTACTATTGTATCTTTCCGAACATTCTTATTGGATACGCATATAAAATTTCGGCAAGAgaaagggcaaaaaaaaaaagaaagtaaaagaaagaCCATGCTCTAAATTTAAAACCTTCACCACAGACTTTTGGGTGTGTCTGGTTCAATTTGAGTCTTGCTTTAATGCATCTAAATATTACAATTGTAACTGGTTTTAAATATAACGTGGGTGATAACCAATCATATTAATGAGACCCAATCTAGCTATGCTAGGAATCGACCCTGGCTGGAATGGCATCTAAATTTAGGACTTGAATGCAATTCACTAATCCATAATCATATCTTGGCCAAGTATATGCTAGATTTGATCTCCTATCTTCTAACTAGTTTTGCTTGACCAAATTGTATAATTTGCTGAAATCCCACAAGTTGATTTTCTCATGCACAGCCTTGATGGAGGACTATAACATGGAATTTCCTTTCGAAACCCGAACCGTTGTCTTGATATAACTACTAGATTTACGCTCGAGAACATAAATGGAACCATTAATACTTATGATGTGGGCGTAAATGAGTCTAATGATATGGCATGACCAGATTGGTCCAGCTCATAATTGACATGGCAACCAAAATACTCTCTAAATGCTCTAAAGCAGTCAGATCGAGAACACCCTTGCCGACTTGGGGACCAGAGCGAGCAGACCAGAGGCAATTGTCCTCTGAGGTCACGTACCATCTGATGTGAAGCCTCGAAGCTCAAATAAATAGATGCTCAGCTCAGTATCTATCCCAAACTGACTGAGTCCTCTCTCCCACTTTGCGAGCACCCTACTTAGTACAGATGCATACTCTCGGGATGACTGTAAGTAAAGATTACAATAATAGCCCCCATGGTTGTGCCAAATCTCTAGACAGTTACAACATAATTCTAGACGGTTACAACATGACTCCAAACTGTTAAAATACGATTCACTGAAGACTCGAAATTCCAGTTATAAATAAGCCATGAGACCCTGCAAGAAAGCGCATCCTAGGTAAATCCTTAATACCAGCATTATTATAATCATTGTTACTTAATCATCGAAGGGTCTGGTAGGAGCTAATCCGGTAAATACTCTAACCCTTTTGTTATCTTGCAGATTCATAGAGACGGGTAGTCCGGAGATCAGCAGCCACAAGTTGGTAGACTTAAACGGATGATTTGAAGTTATATTCATGCTAATAAAGAGCCATGGCTTGGGACTAGGTCCAAAGTCTAAGCATGATTTGCCAAGAGAATAATATCTATCTAATAACAAAAGTAGCATCCTGAAACCATGTTGGTCCGGTCTTATTTTCCCTAGAGTGAACCGCGTTCAGGCAGTCAAGGGCAGACTTCTGATCACTCACTttactttttatatttttcctaAACATCCccgcaacttttttttttcttctgttggGGGATAGAATAACCAATGAAACTTCAATGAAACTCTGCAGCCCATCGGCAGTCTTGTTTTCCctgctaaaaaaatttaaaaccacCTCTCCCCTTCACTCTCTTTCCCTCTTTCACCTCCTTTATTGCCTGGCTAAAGAGGCCCAAAGAGATCTAATAAAACCAGCGAGCAGAACCACCTCCATTCTCTTCCCACTGAAGCCAGAGAgcagaggaaaagaagaaagaaaagagagagagagagagagaaagagagagagggagcacTGTTCTCCCTGAAGGCAAAAGAGAGGTAGGTACTACGTTCCACCATTCCTTCTAATGTGAAGTCTCTCCCCCAAAGATGATGCCTCTGTTCCCACTTGCAGCTTCTCAGATTCCTGTGGCTTTTCCTTTTCCCTAGCCTTATATTCTCCTCTGTTCAACCCCTCAACCTCCATTTCTCCACTCACTCCCCTGCACCCATATCCCAAAAACCCATGCCACACTAAAAAACGTTCCCAAAAAACCACAAAAAAATGTTTCCTCTTCTACTCCTCTTGCTGTTCTCCCTTCTGTGCTCTTGTAGTAGTACTCTCCACAATGATGCCGCAGTCCTGGCTTCTGTGAGAAAGAGCTTCCATTCCACCAGCCCAGAATTAAGCAGCTGGAACACTTCCAATCTTGGCTCGGCCTGCACATGGTTCGGAGTGCGGTGCGAGCGAGGCCGAGTCGTGGCCATCGATCTCTCCAACCTGAACATTTCGGGTTCCATTTCGCTCGAAATCTCCGGCCTTGAATCCCTCGTCAACCTCTCCCTTGCTGGCAATGATCTCGAGGGGGAGATCATGGTGTCAAATTTGCCTAGCCTTCGCTACCTTAACATTTCCATCAACCAGTTCAGTGGTGGCCTGGACTGGGACTACTCGAGCCTGCCGAGCTTGGAGGTGTTTGATGCCTACGACAACAACTTCACAGCACCATTACCCCCCGGAGTTGCAAATTTGAAGAGAATCAAGTATCTAGACCTCGGCGGCAACTTCTTCTATGGAAGGATCCCTGCAAGCTATGGGAGCTTGCCTGAACTGGAGTACCTCTCGCTCAATGGCAATGACCTCAGAGGGAGAATTCCAGGTGAACTCGGCAACCTCACCAACTTGAAGCAGCTCTACTTGGGCTTCTACAATGCATTCGAGGGCGGCATACCGACCGAGCTCGGGAAGCTCATCAACTTAGTCCACCTTGAGCTCTCGAGCTGCAGCCTCGACGGCGAAATCCCACATCAACTTGGCAATTTGGTCTCCCTCGACACGCTATTCATCCACACCAATTTGTTATCAGGACCGATCCCATCGTCGCTTGGGAACCTCACCAGGCTCGTCCATCTCGACCTCTCCAACAACGCGCTCACCGGAGAGATACCCCACGAGCTCGCCTCCCTCAGCGGACTGAGCCTTCTGAACCTGTTCATGAACAGACTGCATGGTTCGATTCCAGAATTCGCCGCAGAGCTGCCGAACTTGGACACTCTCCAGCTCTTCATGAACAACTTCACCGGCACCATTCCGGAAAGGCTCGGCTCCAATGGCCGGATTCGGGTGCTCGACCTTTCGTCGAACAAGCTCACTGGTACCATCCCTGATAACCTCTGCCCCTCAAACCAGCTCAAAGTCCTCATTCTGCTGAAAAATTTCTTGTTTGGTCCAATCCCAGAGAGCTTGGGCAAGTGCTCGACCCTGACCAGGGTGAGACTAGGCCAGAATTATCTCAATGGCACCATTCCCTCAGGCTTCCTTTACCTCCCCAAGCTCAACCTTCTAGAGCTCCAAAACAACTACCTCTCTGGTCCAATCTCAGAGAATGCCAACTCTAGCCATGGCCCAACCCAATTGGCTCAGCTCAATCTGTCTAATAACTTGCTCTCGGGACCTATCCCATCCTCCATTTCACACCTCTCTTCCCTCCAAGCCCTGCAGCTAAATGGCAATCGATTCAATGGCTTGATTCCCAGCTCTATCGGTGAACTCAGGCAGATTGTGGAGCTCGATCTCAGCCAGAATGCTCTCTCTGGCCAAATCCCACCGGAGATCAGCAATTGCACTCAATTAACCTATCTTGACCTTAGCCAAAACAACCTCTCCGGACCAATTCCCTCGGAGATCACCGGAATTGGGATCTTGAACTACCTGAACCTGTCGAGGAACCACCTCAATGGCGCAATACCGAGGTCGATCGGCGTGATGAGGAGCTTGACGGTGGTTGATTTCTCCTTCAACGATTTGTTCGGTCGGCTACCAAACACCGGTCAGCTAGCCTACTTCAATGCTTCATCCTTCGCAGGCAACCCCCATCTATGTGGGCCGGTCCTCAACAACCCATGCAACTACACGGCCGGTCCCGTTCCGTCCCGGCACGTCTCGGGAGATTTCAAGTTGGTTTTTGCACTAGGCCTTCTCCTATGCTCCTTGGTCTTCGCGGCGGCCGCGATCGTGCGAGCGCGGTCGAACCGCCGCAGGTCCGATGGTGACACGTGGCGTCTGACGGCATTCGGTCAGGCGGATTTCGGGGTGCCGAACGTTTTGGAGTGCATGAAGGATGCGAACGTGATTGGGCGCGGCGGGGCTGGTGTGGTGTACCTTGGGCGCACCAGAACCGACCAACAGATCGCCGTCAAGAGATTGATGGGATTCGGATCCAACGGCCATGATCACGGGTTCAGGGCTGAGATCAGGACTCTAGGGAGCATCAGACATCGGAACATCGTGCGGCTGATAGCCTTCTGTTCCAATAGGGACACCAATGTCCTGGTGTACGAGTACATGAGCAACGGGAGCTTGGGGGAGGTGTTACACGGGAAGGGAGGGGGGTTCTTGGGGTGGGACCGCAGGTACAGGATAGCAGTGGAGGCTGCCAGGGGTCTATGTTATCTGCACCATGATTGTAGCCCTATGATAGTACACCGGGACGTGAAGAGCAACAACATCTTGCTGGGAGCGA from the Phoenix dactylifera cultivar Barhee BC4 chromosome 14, palm_55x_up_171113_PBpolish2nd_filt_p, whole genome shotgun sequence genome contains:
- the LOC103704810 gene encoding leucine-rich repeat receptor-like serine/threonine-protein kinase BAM1 — its product is MFPLLLLLLFSLLCSCSSTLHNDAAVLASVRKSFHSTSPELSSWNTSNLGSACTWFGVRCERGRVVAIDLSNLNISGSISLEISGLESLVNLSLAGNDLEGEIMVSNLPSLRYLNISINQFSGGLDWDYSSLPSLEVFDAYDNNFTAPLPPGVANLKRIKYLDLGGNFFYGRIPASYGSLPELEYLSLNGNDLRGRIPGELGNLTNLKQLYLGFYNAFEGGIPTELGKLINLVHLELSSCSLDGEIPHQLGNLVSLDTLFIHTNLLSGPIPSSLGNLTRLVHLDLSNNALTGEIPHELASLSGLSLLNLFMNRLHGSIPEFAAELPNLDTLQLFMNNFTGTIPERLGSNGRIRVLDLSSNKLTGTIPDNLCPSNQLKVLILLKNFLFGPIPESLGKCSTLTRVRLGQNYLNGTIPSGFLYLPKLNLLELQNNYLSGPISENANSSHGPTQLAQLNLSNNLLSGPIPSSISHLSSLQALQLNGNRFNGLIPSSIGELRQIVELDLSQNALSGQIPPEISNCTQLTYLDLSQNNLSGPIPSEITGIGILNYLNLSRNHLNGAIPRSIGVMRSLTVVDFSFNDLFGRLPNTGQLAYFNASSFAGNPHLCGPVLNNPCNYTAGPVPSRHVSGDFKLVFALGLLLCSLVFAAAAIVRARSNRRRSDGDTWRLTAFGQADFGVPNVLECMKDANVIGRGGAGVVYLGRTRTDQQIAVKRLMGFGSNGHDHGFRAEIRTLGSIRHRNIVRLIAFCSNRDTNVLVYEYMSNGSLGEVLHGKGGGFLGWDRRYRIAVEAARGLCYLHHDCSPMIVHRDVKSNNILLGANFEAHVADFGLAKFLRDGGASECMSAVAGSYGYIAPEYAYTLKVDEKSDVYSFGVVLLELITGRRPVGDFGNGVDIVQWAKRITNCSRDNVATIVDSRLSTVPINEVMHVFFIAMLCIQENSVERPTMREVVLMLSEFPHHASEDQSPSSSSAPPRKEDNPNKETNCYKLFPDLLT